CCACGCCCTGCGCCACACGATCACCGCCGGACGCGTCCGGCCGGGCTCGAGCAGGAGATGTGGTCCCCGCTCACGCTCTACCAACTCCTGCGCACCGTCATGGTCGACGCGGCGCAATCCCGGCCCGGCACCGATCCCGACCGCTGCGGGTTCACCATCGCCCTGCACGCCACCCGCGACCAGGTCGTCCAGGCGACCGGAATCACCGTCGACAGCAACGAAGAATCCTGTGGGGTGCCAGAACTCTGCACTGAGGCGCTTGAGCTGCGGCGATCGCGCACCACGAGCTGTAGGAGCATGATCGTGAGGCGTGGTGCTACGACTGCTTTACCTGATCTTCGTCCGGGTCGTCGGCTGATTGGTTCTGTTGGGTCGGTCACCGGCGGCCAAGGACGTGGAGTTGCTGGTGCTGCGGCACGAGGTCGCCGTGCTGCGGCGGGCCAACCCGTGCCCACGACTGGATTGGGCCGATCGTGCGGTGGCACCGGCGCCTGGTCGCGAAGAAGTGGACCTACCCGAACCGCACCGGCCGACCACCGATGGACGATGCCGCGGTGGTGTTGATCGAGCGGATGGCCCGGGAGAACGCCGGCTGGGGCTACCGCCGCATCCAAGGCGAGCTGCTCGAACTCGACCACCGAGTAGCCGCTTCAGCGGTTCGCCGCGTGCTCAAGCGCCTGCGACTTCTTCCACGTCGACTGCGCCGTGACGCTCAAGCGGGCCTACGTGCTCTTCGTGATGGAGTTCGCCACCCGCTACGTCCACATCCTCGGCACCACCGCCAACCCGGACGGAGCATGGACCACGCAACAAGCCCGCAACCTGCTGATGAAGTTCGGCGACCGGGCAGACGACTTCCGGTTCCTCATCCGCGACCGGGCCGGTCAGTTCACCGCCTCGTTCGACGCGGCCTTCTCCGGCGCCGGCATCAAGGTCGTGAAGAGCCCACCACAACCACCGCCGACCCCACCGAGCACTGCAACTCGCACCACCACGACCGGACCGGCCGATCGCAGAGCCGGGCTGTACCTCGATACGCCGCCAGCCGATTCTCGGCGGCCTGATCAACGAGTACGAACCCACAGCCGCTTAACCGCAGGTCAGACCATACGGCCGACTTCTGGCACCCCACAGGGAGCCGGCGTTTGCGGCTGCATCGTTGCGGTCCTTTCCGAGAGATGCGGATCAGCAGTGCCCGGCGCGGACGGATGTGGGCGAGACCGCGCGCACGTTCGCCTTCAGGCCACCGACCTCGATGTGGCGATCCGCGAGCAGGTGAGCGGGATCAGGCTCGAACCCGCTCACCGGGCGAAGTAGCGGAGCTCAGGAATCCAGTCCGGGCAGATAGCCGCCGGCGGCGCCGCGCACGGCACTGTCGACGAGCCTCCTGATCTCGTCGGCGGGAACCGCGGCGCCGGGGTTGTTGACGAACCAGCGGTAGACCTCCTCCGGCTCCGCGTCCTGAGGCCGTTGTCCCGCGAAGTAGGGCTCGACGTAGACCGGGCTGTTGGGCTCGCTGCGCCAGCTGTCCGCGAGGCCGCCGATGTCCACGGCGTCGTAGCCCAGCTTGTCCAGCAGCACGGACACCTCCTTCTTGGCGGCGTCGTCGTCACCTGCGATGGGCAGGGCGCTGCGGTCGGGCGCTCCCGCAGGCCGCGCCCGGCTGCCGAGGCTGGCGTAGACGATGCTGTTGAACGCCTTGACCACAGCGGACCCGGCCAGGTGCCGCTGCACCAGCTGGCTGGACGTCAGCTCGTTCGAGTCCAGTTCCGCGATGCGGCCGTCGCGCTGCGGGTAGTAGTTCATCGCGTCGACCACGATCCTGCCGGCCAACGCCTCCGCCGGAAGCGACCGGTAACCGTGCAGCGGGATGGCGACCACCACCAGGTCACCCGCTCGCGCGGCGTCGGCGGGGGTGCCGGCACGGGCGTGGTCCCCGAGATCGGCGACGAGATCGGCGAGGGTTTCGGGCCCGCGCGAGTTGCTCAGGACGACGTCCAGACCAGCGGCGATGGCCAGGCGGGCCACCGTCGTGCCGATCATGCCGGAACCGATCAAACCGAGGGTTGTGCTCACGTGCTTCCTCCAGTCCACGTTTACCTACATCTGTAGGTTAGCCTACAAATGTAGGAAAGATAGACTGGTGGGTATGGCCAGGACGAAAGGCGGCCCTCCCGTGGTCGATCGCCGGGTGCGGCGCACCCAGGCGGCACTGCAGTGCGCGCTGATCGACCTGGTCGAGGACCGGGAGCTGTCGCAGATCAGCGTCGCCGACGTGGCCGAGCGCGCCGAGGTGAGCCGCTCGACCTTCTACGACCACTACCGGGACGTGCACGAACTGGCCGAGGCCGCCTGCACGGA
This portion of the Saccharothrix syringae genome encodes:
- a CDS encoding NADPH-dependent F420 reductase, translating into MSTTLGLIGSGMIGTTVARLAIAAGLDVVLSNSRGPETLADLVADLGDHARAGTPADAARAGDLVVVAIPLHGYRSLPAEALAGRIVVDAMNYYPQRDGRIAELDSNELTSSQLVQRHLAGSAVVKAFNSIVYASLGSRARPAGAPDRSALPIAGDDDAAKKEVSVLLDKLGYDAVDIGGLADSWRSEPNSPVYVEPYFAGQRPQDAEPEEVYRWFVNNPGAAVPADEIRRLVDSAVRGAAGGYLPGLDS